One segment of Streptomyces sp. YIM 121038 DNA contains the following:
- a CDS encoding LLM class F420-dependent oxidoreductase: protein MQLGINLGYWGAGMDADNLTVAKEADKLGYAVCWAAEAYGSDAATVLSWVAARTERIDIGSAIFQIPARQPAMTAMTAATLDSLSGGRFRLGLGVSGPQVSEGWYGVKFDKPLARTREYVEIVRRAMTRERLSYEGEHWTLPLPGGPGKPLKLTVHPQREHIPLYIAAIGPKNLEQTGEIADGALLIFPAAEHLEETALKHLRAGREKAGKAMEGFDVVPTLPLAVGKDGDGDIDALADMFRPYAALYVGGMGSRKQNFYNQLACRMGYEKEAAEIQEKYLSGDKDGAAAAVPRSLIDSTSLLGSVDRIADRMRAYAAAGVTTLTLSPAGFTLEERLTALRAGAEALERAAVA from the coding sequence ATGCAGCTCGGGATCAACCTCGGCTACTGGGGCGCGGGGATGGACGCGGACAACCTCACCGTCGCGAAGGAGGCCGACAAGCTGGGCTACGCGGTCTGCTGGGCGGCCGAGGCCTACGGCTCGGACGCGGCCACCGTGCTGTCCTGGGTCGCGGCCCGGACCGAGCGCATCGACATCGGCTCGGCGATCTTCCAGATCCCGGCCCGGCAGCCCGCGATGACGGCGATGACGGCGGCCACCCTCGACTCGCTGTCCGGCGGCCGCTTCCGGCTGGGCCTCGGCGTCTCGGGCCCGCAGGTCTCCGAGGGCTGGTACGGCGTGAAGTTCGACAAGCCGCTGGCCCGTACGCGCGAGTACGTGGAGATCGTCCGCAGGGCGATGACCCGCGAGCGCCTGTCGTACGAGGGTGAGCACTGGACGCTGCCGCTGCCGGGCGGCCCCGGCAAGCCCCTCAAGCTCACCGTGCACCCGCAGCGCGAGCACATCCCGCTGTACATCGCGGCGATCGGCCCGAAGAACCTGGAGCAGACGGGCGAGATCGCCGACGGCGCCCTGTTGATCTTCCCGGCCGCCGAGCACCTGGAGGAGACCGCGCTGAAGCACCTGCGGGCGGGTCGCGAGAAGGCCGGGAAGGCGATGGAGGGCTTCGACGTCGTGCCGACGCTGCCGCTGGCCGTCGGCAAGGACGGCGACGGGGACATCGACGCGCTGGCCGACATGTTCCGGCCGTACGCGGCGCTGTACGTGGGCGGCATGGGCAGCCGCAAGCAGAACTTCTACAACCAGCTCGCGTGCCGCATGGGCTACGAGAAGGAGGCGGCCGAGATCCAGGAGAAGTACCTGTCGGGCGACAAGGACGGCGCGGCCGCCGCCGTGCCGCGCTCGCTCATCGACTCGACGTCGCTGCTCGGCTCCGTGGACCGGATCGCCGACCGGATGCGGGCCTACGCGGCGGCCGGGGTCACCACCCTCACCCTGTCGCCCGCGGGCTTCACGCTCGAGGAGCGGCTCACCGCGCTGCGGGCGGGCGCCGAGGCCCTGGAGCGGGCCGCGGTGGCCTGA
- a CDS encoding ferritin-like domain-containing protein: MLSAKSLFGEIVDNDESFRLFCSIAASGESQGGWENGRIAALVPESQRALAPKITRHGADEDKHGRIFNALLRKRGLEPCDVPHDTDYTMLLEKHGIGLAHDKLRADEPLTEQDIITYLAHSRVTEQRAADQMVMLRKHFADHPEIGKAVKMISNDEDNHLAYCHEELLRFAYAGHGRAIQRTLQETAHVEIRIYRDVSLAVMERMGRILGWTPTKARALAAGVHALYAYERVGGWRKMVSLRMPERRDALGGPATTAPEFA; the protein is encoded by the coding sequence ATGCTTTCGGCCAAGAGTCTCTTCGGGGAGATCGTCGACAACGACGAGTCGTTCCGGCTGTTCTGCTCCATCGCGGCCAGCGGGGAGTCGCAGGGCGGCTGGGAGAACGGGCGCATCGCCGCCCTCGTGCCCGAGAGCCAGCGCGCCCTCGCCCCCAAGATCACCCGGCACGGCGCCGACGAGGACAAGCACGGGCGGATCTTCAACGCGCTCCTGCGCAAACGCGGGCTGGAGCCCTGCGACGTCCCGCACGACACCGACTACACGATGCTCCTGGAGAAGCACGGCATCGGCCTCGCGCACGACAAGCTCCGCGCCGACGAGCCGCTGACCGAGCAGGACATCATCACGTACCTGGCGCACAGCCGGGTCACCGAGCAGCGCGCCGCCGACCAGATGGTGATGCTCCGCAAGCACTTCGCCGACCATCCGGAGATCGGCAAGGCCGTGAAGATGATCTCGAACGACGAGGACAACCACCTGGCCTACTGCCACGAGGAACTGCTCCGCTTCGCGTACGCGGGCCACGGCCGCGCCATCCAGCGCACGCTCCAGGAGACCGCGCACGTCGAGATCCGGATCTACCGCGACGTCAGCCTCGCCGTCATGGAGCGCATGGGCCGCATCCTCGGCTGGACGCCCACCAAGGCCAGGGCCCTCGCGGCGGGCGTCCACGCCCTGTACGCGTACGAACGCGTCGGCGGCTGGCGCAAGATGGTGAGCCTGCGGATGCCCGAGCGGCGCGACGCCCTGGGCGGACCGGCCACCACGGCGCCCGAATTCGCCTGA
- the corA gene encoding magnesium/cobalt transporter CorA, whose product MIVDCAIYQHGRRTEGPADFSDALDEARAAGDAFVWIGVHEPTEDEFERVTQEFALHPLAVEDALKAHQRPKLEVYEDSLFMVLKPVVYEPESDTVSSGELMIFMGDSFVVTVRHGEGAPLGSVRHRLEAEPEVLKHGPTAVLYSIADAVVDHYLEVAEELQTDLEVLEAEVFSPDSGGSRNSASRIYRFKRQILEFRRATGPLAMPLSRLAGVGPPGRTVPYVNESAQPYLRDVSDHLTRVNESVEGLDRLVTDILSAHLAQMSVRQNDDMRKISAWAAMAAVPTMIAGVYGMNFEHMPELAWWWAYPAVILLMAVLEVVLYRMFKRRGWL is encoded by the coding sequence GTGATCGTCGACTGTGCCATCTACCAGCACGGGCGCCGGACCGAGGGTCCGGCGGACTTCTCGGACGCGCTGGACGAGGCGCGTGCGGCGGGGGACGCCTTCGTGTGGATCGGCGTGCACGAGCCGACGGAGGACGAGTTCGAGCGGGTCACCCAGGAGTTCGCGCTGCATCCCCTGGCGGTCGAGGACGCCCTCAAGGCGCACCAGCGGCCGAAGCTGGAGGTGTACGAGGACTCGCTGTTCATGGTCCTGAAGCCAGTGGTGTACGAACCGGAGAGCGACACGGTGTCGTCGGGCGAGCTCATGATCTTCATGGGGGACTCGTTCGTGGTGACGGTCCGGCACGGCGAGGGCGCGCCGCTCGGCAGCGTACGGCACCGACTGGAAGCGGAACCGGAGGTGCTGAAGCACGGTCCGACGGCGGTGCTCTACTCCATCGCCGACGCCGTCGTGGACCACTATCTGGAGGTCGCCGAGGAGCTCCAGACCGACCTGGAGGTCCTGGAGGCGGAGGTGTTCTCGCCGGACAGCGGCGGCTCGCGGAACTCGGCGTCGCGGATCTACCGGTTCAAGCGCCAGATCCTGGAGTTCCGCCGGGCCACGGGGCCGCTCGCGATGCCGCTCTCCCGGCTCGCCGGGGTGGGCCCGCCCGGCCGCACGGTGCCGTACGTGAACGAGTCGGCGCAGCCCTATCTGCGGGACGTCAGCGACCATCTGACGCGGGTGAACGAGTCCGTGGAGGGCCTGGACCGCCTGGTGACGGACATCCTGTCGGCGCATCTGGCGCAGATGAGCGTGCGGCAGAACGACGACATGCGGAAGATCTCCGCCTGGGCGGCCATGGCGGCCGTGCCCACGATGATCGCGGGCGTCTACGGCATGAACTTCGAGCACATGCCCGAGCTGGCCTGGTGGTGGGCGTACCCGGCGGTGATCCTGCTGATGGCCGTTCTGGAAGTGGTCCTGTACCGGATGTTCAAGCGCCGGGGCTGGCTGTAG